In Cryptococcus neoformans var. neoformans JEC21 chromosome 5 sequence, one genomic interval encodes:
- a CDS encoding structural constituent of ribosome, putative — translation MARSKPLAPHVGRLSRSQVAAKRGLFKGQKAGAAPAKTETPAFTEKKVGGKANGEKRLVPTNKASKYYPAEDVRKPKVSRKNPGKTVLRSSITPGTVLILLAGRFSGKRVVFLKQLDSGLLLVSGPHKLNGVPLRRVSQAYVIATSTKVDISGVSIPESINDAYFAKAKAAKSSKEGEFFGEGKEKKAFPEEKKAEQKAVDAALIASIKKVDNLSKYLKSSWGLSKSDRFHELKF, via the exons ATGGCTCGTTCTAAGCCTCTCGCCCCTCACGTCGGTCGTCTCTCCCGAAGCCAGGTTGCCGCCAAACGAGGCCTCTTCAAGG GCCAGAAGGCTGGTGCCGCTCCCGCCAAGACTGAGACCCCTGCGTTcacggagaagaaggtcggCGGCAAGGCGAACGGCGAGAAGCGATTGGTTCCCACCAACAAGGCTTCCAAGTACTACCCTGCTGAGGATGTCCGCAAGCCCAAGGTATCTCGAAAGAACCCTGGCAAGACTGTTCTCCGTTCCAGCATCACCCCCGGTACCGTTCTTATTCTCCTTGCTGGTCGATTCTCTGGCAAGCGAGTTGTCTTCCTCAAGCAGCTCGACTCTGGCTTGCTTTTGGTCTCTGGTCCCCACAA GCTCAACGGTGTCCCTCTTCGTCGAGTGAGCCAGGCCTATGTCATTGCCACTTCCACCAAGGTCGACATCTCCGGTGTCTCTATCCCTGAGTCTATCAACGATGCCTACTTCGCTAAGGCCAAGGCCGCCAAGTCTtccaaggaaggagaattCTTCGGtgaaggcaaggagaagaaggcgttccctgaggagaagaaggctgagcAGAAG GCCGTTGACGCTGCTCTTATCGCTTCCATCAAAAAGGTTGACAACCTTTCCAAGTACTTGAAGTCGTCTTGGGGTCTTTCCAAGAGTGACCGATTCCACGAGCTCAAGTTCTAG
- a CDS encoding NBP35, putative produces the protein MIATQRPFPIPSPVPLAPSSTVLPTTVPENAPEHCPGVESSQAGKADACEGCPNQSVCAEGPKGPDPDLPLIRERMSSVRRKILVLSGKGGVGKSTFTAGLSWALAADEECQAGIMDIDICGPSIPLLMGLESSTIHTSASGWSPAYALDNLAVMSIGFLLPSSSDAVIWRGPKKNGLIKQFLKDVEWGDLDYMVVDTPPGTSDEHLSIVQYLKEAGIDGAVLVTTPQEVALQDVRKEIDFCKKVGIPILGLVENMSGFVCPNCKNESQIFAPTTGGAEAMGKELGIELLGKVPLDPRIGMTCDQGMSFLDEYPESPATMAYLDIVQRIREILDDE, from the exons ATGATAGCTACACAAAGACCATTTCCTATCCCATCCCCTGTCCCTCTCGCACCATCATCTACCGTCCTGCCGACCACAGTACCGGAAAATGCGCCTGAACATTGCCCC GGGGTTGAATCTTCGCAGGCTGGTAAGGCGGATGCTTGTGAAGGCTGTCCCAACCAATCTGTCTGTGCAGAAGGACCCAAAGGGCCTGACCCTGATTTGCCACTTATCCGAGAGCGGATGAGCTCTGTAAGACGGAAAATATTGGTGCTTTCAGGGAAAGGTGGCGTGGGGAAAAGCACATTTACTGCAGGCTTGTCTTGGGCCCTTGCAGCGGATGAAGAGTGCCAA GCGGGAATAATGGACATTGACATCTGTGGGCCATCGATCCCTTTGCTTATGGGATTAGAATCTTCAACCATCCACACCTCGGCCTCTGGATGGTCTCCCGCTTATGCACTTGACAACTTAGCTGTCATGTCGATCGGGTTTTtacttccttcctcgtctgaTGCCGTCATTTGGCGTGGGCCGAAAAAAAATGGGCTTATTAAGCAATTCCTGAAGGATGTTGAGTGGGGTGATTTAGACTACATGGTTGTTGACACCCCCCCTGGAACAAGCGACGAACATCTGTCGATTGTGCAGTACTTGAAGGAGGCAGGTATCGATGGCGCTGTACTTGTAACGACACCGCAAGAAGTGGCACTGCAAGATGTGAGAAAGGAAATTGATTTCTGCAAGAAAGTCGGGATTCCCATTCTGGGACTGGTGGAGAATATGTCTGGTTTTGTTTGTCCCAATTGCAAGAATGAGAGCCAAATATTTGCCCCCACGACGGGTGGGGCGGAGGCGATGGGCAAAGAGCTGGGAATAGAATTACTGGGAAAAGTGCCACTGGACCCTAGAATTGGGATGACTTGTGACCAAGGGATGAGCTTTTTGGATGAATATCCAGAGAGTCCAGCCACTATGGCTTATTTAGACATTGTGCAAAGAATAAGAGAGATTCTTGACGATGAGTAG
- a CDS encoding UVSB PI-3 kinase, putative: MAPLATQYNIQGADLQSLLPRLLREGLTPSGDQQQSSPGDLVQVLLEHCILKPLSTKSTVDAQQSTYTLAIIKRQATISPRFLTETYNQAPFYQWLIPRLLKIACSSIASVPTDELVQVVVYIIQILGRDQPDDEDTWAKGPGRAAQILSQLTLFCQDVIDGHKSKLYDFAELPSNISALLSIVSAILQLDLPFALSFVATACVQLSEASCLINTPESQLLYIQTVNTALGRNIYQGLTKACSYVSSIDIIDGADGKTALMMFYEKMASAHETLKYDVWWSLLRQCGNLDIKDDSIGFPAICHLLTPVAPRLSRETIKQIVGLDQIKDWEKTAKEISVQTGNSVKLDTVSAFLQKDVQKSRKRKRRTSENLIADLRELLPDLPDPPEGSSILDILLQDSLSLSAIAHLMPQIVRFAVGEHDRPRCPTSSAFDPKILELWIKVDVFNLSMMNALSSIVEHAPSGKIVAEFQNLEIIHEKVVMGLNARERPMRVAAGRTLSLLFMAQNAGVDHIIAGKNQQRYIEAASTPLRSPATAETAVLLLGDLGRLAQGESLCFVLQLLLRQLGSYNAPLRSLAYTELVALAKHHRKTPYTLLSPFLDRISVLLADNIIRSPYMISETMQFIGSTRQNFLHTTLPHILPALVLSRNREALIHVASIVKQRLGRLFMDHTAGILAQVFLHPQQTAESLVFLVDLIRTMTHGYSEHEPLITVESLMGSCMVDLMVILVVELGDQDKAARRAAKLGLSKAMAYQRTNTDLGAFLKPYMLGVISQLNDMLHDVLGKKSVEYKKKIIRSMGVLIKLVGDSMSSFSPQIMASLQSTLGIKELRHETLNTWAVFTSTLKYADIGPFVGRTTGALVANWPTFDKTAKSVAIRIINEIADSANDLSQFVEEVVGMDHIDELQRAASLLTAQRKKWPIDIRITKVLDRVASKNIAISLASIRELRLLLVTLQGSIQDLVKGDTFNPVAARLMSTLLSIATRDGDCQELRDLSYECLGIIGALDPDRLGFHVESNTLTIASNFADHKESLDFALHLVRDLLVDAFRATNDTKHQNHLAFAIQELLRFCGFSLKVIHPASKIDPSIRQRWQSLPKDLLETLTPLLESRFTLHDVSFRTFSHPIYVTAPTYREWLQRWATDLISKVMSMPDTDRSVSDSKAIFGVFCGVLRNQDVSVAHHILPHLVLNVLLSGVQEYRDEICLEIKTVLQDQVQPTSPADRRSLSAQVIFDLMDHLSKWLRLQRVKGNHLDRGEKSKIVEGVLSSIETELMAHAALQSKAYARSLRSFEERIIQLRKERKDTAELQTYFERLHQIYAELDEPDGMEGVSAFVISPSLEHQIREHESTGRWTSAQSCWEVRLQQSPDDPTLHVGLLKCLRNLGHYDTLRTHIRGVITRHPDWSLQLAPFAAEAAWIIGDWDTVRQVGPDCPPIGQALLALHEDGDLSSVLTRVRREVGAGITGKGYTPVYEALLQLHLVQEIAMIQDTKKEIQIVSKSKNRHKVVQQHVRQLTASLDSRFYTTSPAFRVREAILSIRRTALGLMNTPSLNPEIGDAWILSSKIARKAGYEQTAYSATLQAREADAPFAFVQEAKLRRAQGSVFKALTDLQNTLAPLATDSKASESIEHESFRRSRDLAKAVLLLARWANETDRFDQNEIVKRYTQAITLCDTLESPYYHLGHFYDGQAGDPAQKIIYNYHTCNYYSLALRHGVKYIFQTMPRMLTLWLDLGDTKDTKKKKFISKIHSVVGEAAHDLPAYQFYTAFPQIVSRIVHPSVDVSRILRSIMVRVISEYPQQALWPMVGVMKSCQDERRHACIAVFQKATSISTTIRDADTFSTILLQFTDHKVDGRKREKSIQSHFPYVKYAFPTKMILPLQDALTCSLPTSSDTVKTHNPFPNTPIEIHDVEDRVDVMPSLQRPKKLVFIGSDGKAYPFLCKPHDDLRKDARVMDLNSMINKLLKSASESRRRQLYVRTYAVMPLNEECGLLEWVTNTHGFKGILETNYGRQNKKIFTNEVIDLLTTTRKQCQPEVLTAIFKDKVLPLYQPTVFHEWFLTSWPEPSAWLSSRLAYSRTLAVMSMIGYILGLGDRHGENILFDGLSGDTVHVDLNCLFEKGKTLEIPERVPFRLTQNMVDALGVTGVEGVFRKAAEITMSILRSNSDSLMSVLEAFVHDPLVEWTSRGRGKSDPRDIRSNADKNLHPIKRKLRGVMNEGTVVSVPNQVETLIKEATSPRNLSAMYVGWAPWL; encoded by the exons ATGGCGCCGCTCGCCACGCAGTACAACATACAGGGAGCCGACCTCCAATCgctccttcctcgcctccTCAGAGAAGGTCTCACTCCTTCAGGAGATCAACAGCAATCGAGCCCAGGCGACCTCGTGCAAGTCCTGCTGGAGCACTGCATTCTCAAGCCTCTGTCAACGAAAAGCACAGTAGACGCTCAACAATCCACATATACTCTCGCCATCATCAAGCGACAAGCAACTATTTCTCCTAGGTTTCTAACTGAAACATACAATCAGGCACCCTTTTACCAATGGCTAATCCCTAGGTTGCTGAAAATAGCTTGTTCCTCAATCGCATCTGTTCCTACAGACGAGTTGGTGCAGGTGGTTGTATATATTATCCAGATATTAGGACGAGACCAGCCCGACGATGAGGATACATGGGCTAAAGGACCGGGAAGGGCAGCGCAGATATTAAGCCAGCTGACTTTGTTTTGTCAAG ACGTGATAGATGGGCACAAATCAAAGCTTTACGACTTTGCCGAACTTCCAAGCAACATTTCCGCCCTGTTATCAATTGTATCTGCCATACTTCAGCTCGATCTCCCTTTTGCGTTATCATTTGTCGCAACAGCTTGTGTTCAGCTTTCTGAAGCTAGCTGTTTAATAAATACACCGGAATCGCAATTATTGTACATACAGACAGTGAACACAGCCCTCGGGCGGAATATCTATCAAGGATTGACCAAGGCTTGCTCGTATGTCTCAAGTATTGATATTATCGATGGTGCGGACGGAAAAACTGCATTAATGATGTTCTACGAGAAAATGGCCTCTGCCCACGAGACATTGAAATATGATGTGTGGTGGTCGCTTTTACGCCAATGCGGGAATCTAGATATTAAGGACGATTCTATTGGCTTCCCCGCAATCTGCCACCTTTTGACTCCTGTAGCTCCTCGTCTTTCTCGTGAGACTATCAAACAAATCGTCGGCCTCGATCAAATCAAGGACTGGGAAAAAACAGCCAAAGAGATTTCGGTACAAACAGGCAACTCGGTCAAGCTTGACACTGTTTCTGCTTTTTTGCAAAAGGATGTTCAGAAAtccaggaagaggaaaaggaggacAAGCGAGAATTTGATCGCAGATCTTCGTGAACTTCTTCCAGATCTCCCCGACCCTCCCGAAGGAAGCTCTATACTTGATATACTTCTTCAGGATTC TTTATCCTTGTCTGCCATCGCGCACCTCATGCCTCAAATCGTTCGCTTCGCCGTTGGCGAGCATGATCGCCCCCGATGTCCTACGTCCAGTGCATTTGATCCCAAGATCCTGGAGCTGTGGATCAAAGTCGATGTGTTCAACCTATCGATGATGAATGCACTGAGTAGCATAGTCGAGCATGCTCCATCTGGTAAGATAGTCGCGGAATTCCAAAACTTGGAAATTATCCATGAAAAAGTCGTCATGGGTTTAAATGCACGCGAACGTCCCATGAGAGTAGCTGCTGG CCGAACGTTATCACTTTTATTCATGGCTCAAAATGCTGGTGTGGATCACATCATTGCCGGGAAAAATCAACAAAGGTACATTGAGGCGGCATCTACCCCACTTCGGTCTCCAGCAACTGCCGAAACTGCCGTGCTTTTACTCGGTGACCTCGGCAGGCTTGCCCAGGGGGAGTCACTATGCTTCGTCCTGCAGTTACTTCTACGCCAGCTCGGATCGTATAATGCCCCTCTTAGGTCCCTCGCTTACACAGAG CTCGTTGCCCTGGCTAAGCATCATCGTAAAACACCATACACTCTTCTGTCTCCGTTTCTCGATCGTATCAGTGTACTTCTGGCCGACAATATCATTCGCTCTCCCTATATGATCTCCGAGACTATGCAATTCATCGGTTCTACTCGACAGAACTTCTTGCACACGACACTGCCGCATATCCTACCAGCGCTCGTACTGTCGCGCAACCGAGAAGCCCTGATACATGTGGCCAGTATCGTAAAGCAACGACTAGGTCGTTTATTTATGGACCATACAGCTGGTATCCTCGCACAAGTCTTTCTCCACCCGCAGCAGACGGCTGAGAGTCTTGTCTTCCTCGTAGACCTCATTCGAACCATGACTCATGGTTATTCCGAGCACGAGCCTCTAATCACAGTAGAATCTCTCATGGGATCTTGTATGGTTGACCTCATGGTGATTCTCGTTGTAGAACTAGGTGACCAAGACAAAGCCGCCAGGAGAGCTGCAAAGTTAGGATTGAGCAAGGCCATGGCATATCAACGGACAAATACCGACCTAGGAGCATTTCTTAAGCCTTATATGCTAGGAGTCATTTCTCAACTCAACGATATGCTACATGACGTGCTAGGGAAAAAGTCAGTAGAATACAAAAAGAAAATCATCAGGAGCATGGGCGTCTTAATCAAACTAGTCGGGGATTCAatgtcttctttttcaccaCAG ATCATGGCGAGCTTACAAAGCACCCTTGGCATCAAAGAGCTCCGTCACGAAACTCTCAACACCTGGGCAGTCTTCACTTCCACTCTCAAATACGCCGATATTGGTCCTTTTGTAGGTCGCACTACTGGTGCGCTAGTGGCAAATTGGCCCACATTTGACAAGACCGCGAAATCTGTCGCCATCCGAATCATCAATGAGATCGCCGACAGTGCAAACGATCTAAGTCAATTCGTCGAAGAAGTTGTAGGCATGGATCATATCGACGAACTCCAGAGAGCTGCTAGTCTATTGACAGCTCAGCGGAAGAAATGGCCGATTGATATTCGTATCACAAAAGTTCTTGACCGGGTTGCAAGCAAGAACATAGCAATTTCGTTGGCCTCTATCCGAGAGTTGAGGCTACTGCTGGTTACTCTTCAAGGAAGCATCCAGGATCTTGTGAAAGGAGATACTTTTAATCCAGTGGCCGCTCGACTTATGTCTACCCTTTTATCCATCGCCACAAGAGACGGAGATTGTCAGGAGTTGAGGGATCTCAGCTATGAATGTTTGGGTATTATCGGCGCCTTGGATCCTGACCGTCTGGGATTCCACGTCGAAAGCAATACACTTACTATCGCCTCGAACTTCGCTGATCACAAGGAGTCACTCGATTTTGCCCTTCACCTTGTGCGTGATCTTCTCGTGGATGCCTTTCGCGCCACCAATGATACAAAGCATCAAAACCATCTTGCTTTTGCTATACAGGAGCTTCTTCGTTTTTGTGGCTTTTCACTCAAAGTCATCCACCCAGCAAGTAAAATAGATCCTTCAATCCGTCAACGATGGCAAAGCCTCCCAAAAGATCTGCTCGAAACCCTGACACCACTTCTCGAATCACGTTTTACCCTGCATGATGTTTCTTTTCGCACCTTCTCGCACCCCATATATGTAACCGCTCCAACATATCGCGAATGGCTTCAGCGCTGGGCGACAGACCTTATTAGCAAAGTGATGTCCATGCCCGATACTGATCGCTCTGTCAGCGATAGCAAAGCTATCTTTGGTGTTTTTTGTGGCGTACTGAGAAATCAAGATGTCAGCGTAGCCCACCAtatccttcctcatctcgtTCTCAATGTTCTACTTTCTGGGGTACAAGAGTACCGTGACGAAATATGCCTTGAAATTAAAACTGTCTTGCAAGATCAAGTACAACCTACTAGCCCGGCTGACAGACGATCCCTCAGTGCACAGGTTATCTTCGACCTGATGGACCACCTGAGTAAATGGTTGCGATTACAGCGAGTGAAGGGTAATCATCTAGATCGAGGAGAAAAGTCCAAAATCGTTGAAGGGGTACTGTCCAGTATAGAAACAGAGCTCATGGCGCACGCTGCTTTGCAGAGCAAGGCGTATGCGAGGTCTCTGAGGAGTTTCGAGGAAAGGATTATCCAAttaaggaaggaaaggaaagataCTGCGGAACTGCAAACATATTTTGAGCGACTGCATCAAATTTATGCGGAACTGGACGAACCAGATGGAATGGAGGGTGTTTCAGCATTTGTTATTTCGCCTTCTTTAGAGCATCAAATTAGGGAACATGAGAGCACAGGTAGATGGACGTCGGCGCAAAGCTGTTGGGAGGTAAGATTGCAGCAATCTCCAGATGATCCCACGTTACACGTTGGACTTTTGAAATGTCTTCGAAATCTTGGACATTATG ACACCCTCCGAACCCATATCCGGGGAGTCATTACTCGCCATCCAGATTGGTCACTTCAGCTAGCCCCATTTGCTGCAGAGGCCGCATGGATCATCGGGGATTGGGACACAGTTCGCCAGGTTGGTCCGGATTGCCCGCCCATCGGCCAAGCTTTGCTTGCTTTACATGAGGACGGGGATCTCTCATCTGTTCTCACTCGAGTGCGCCGTGAAGTAGGGGCTGGTATTACTGGAAAGGGTTATACACCCGTATATGAGGCACTGCTCCAGCTGCACCTTGTACAAGAGATTGCTATGATTCAAGACACGAAAAAAGAGATACAAATTGtcagcaagagcaagaacCGCCATAAAGTCGTTCAGCAACACGTACGTCAGCTCACTGCCTCCCTTGACTCGAGATTCTATACGACATCTCCTGCCTTTCGAGTACGGGAAGCTATTCTCAGCATACGTCGCACAGCATTGGGTCTAATGAACACACCCTCACTTAACCCTGAGATAGGCGATGCTTGGATTCTTAGCTCGAAAATAGCTAGAAAGGCTGGCTATGAACAAACGGCCTATAGCGCCACTTTACAGGCCAGAGAGGCGGATGCACCATTCGCATTCGTACAAGAGGCAAAACTTCGTCGTGCTCAAGGCAGTGTTTTCAAAGCATTGACGGACCTTCAGAATACTTTGGCGCCTTTGGCTACTGATAGCAAGGCCAGTGAAAGTATCGAGCATGAATCATTTCGAAGGAGCAGGGATCTGGCAAAG GCTGTGCTTCTGCTTGCAAGATGGGCGAACGAAACAGACAGGTTTGACCAGAATGAAATAGTCAAGCGCTATACGCAAGCTATCACTTTATGTGATAC CCTAGAGTCTCCTTACTATCATCTGGGTCATTTTTACGACGGTCAGGCTGGTGACCCTGCACAGAA AATAATCTACAATTACCATACTTGCAATTACTACAGCTTAGCTCTGCGTCACGGCGTGAAATACATCTTCCAGACGATGCCCAGGATGCTCACTCTGTGGTTAGATCTGGGCGACACCAAAGACACCAAAAA GAAAAAATTCATTTCCAAAATTCATTCTGTGGTCGGCGAAGCTGCTCATGATCTACCAGCATATCAG TTCTACACTGCTTTCCCTCAAATCGTCTCTCGGATTGTCCATCCTAGCGTAGATGTTTCAAGGATTCTGCGTTCAATCATGGTCCGTGTCATCTCTGAATATCCTCAACAGGCTCTATGGCCAATGGTCGGTGTCATGAAATCCTGTCAAGACGAAAGGCGACACGCCTGTATAGCAGTCTTTCAAAAAGCAACC TCTATCTCAACGACAATCAGAGATGCAGATACCTTTTCAACCATTCTGTTACAATTTACGGATCACAAGGTAGATGGCCGCAAGCGAGAGAAATCAATCCAGTCCCATTTTCCCTATGTTAAATACGCCTTCCCTACCAAGATGATATTGCCTCTTCAAGACGCTTTGACGTGTAGTCTGCCCACGTCGTCTGACACTGTCAAGACTCACAATCCTTTCCCCAACACACCAATAGAAATTCACG ATGTCGAGGACCGCGTGGACGTCATGCCATCACTCCAAAGACCAAAGAAACTTGTCTTCATAGGCAGCGACGGCAAAGCttatccttttctttgcaAACCGCACGACGATTTGAGAAAGGATGCCCGCGTCATGGATCTCAATTCCATGATCAACAAACTCCTGAAAAGTGCTTCTGAGTCTAGAAGACGTCAACTTT ACGTTCGGACCTACGCTGTCATGCCGCTGAATGAAGAGTGTGGTTTGCTAGAATGGGTGACTAACACCCACGGGTTCAAGGGCATTCTGGAAACCAATTATGGTCGCCAGAATAAGAAAATTTTT ACCAACGAAGTGATCGACTTACTCACTACAACGAGGAAACAATGCCAACCGGAAGTCCTCACAGCCATCTTCAAGGATAAAGTGTTGCCACT TTATCAGCCAACAGTCTTCCATGAATGGTTTTTGACATCCTGGCCAGAACCTTCAGCATGGTTGTCCAGTCGCTTAGCCTATAGTCGCACACTGGCCGTCATGTCCATGATCGGTTACATTCTAGG CCTTGGTGATCGACATGGTGAAAATATCTTGTTCGATGGTCTCTCAGGGGATACTGTACATGTCGATCTCAATTGTTTGTTCGAAAAG GGCAAAACCCTTGAGATCCCCGAACGTGTACCTTTTAGACTCACGCAAAACATGGTCGATGCCTTGGGAGTAACCGGTGTCGAAG GCGTATTTCGCAAAGCTGCAGAGATAACTATGAGTATTCTGCGTTCAAATAGCGACTCTTTAATGAGTGTCTTGGAGGCTTTTGTCCACGACCCTCTCGTTGAATGGACCAGTAGA GGTCGTGGAAAGTCAGATCCCAGAGACATTCGAAGTAATGCCGACAAAAACCTCCATCCTATCAAACGCAAACTTCGAGGAGTGATGAACGAAGGCACGGTCGTTTCCGTGCCCAACCAGGTTGAAACTTTGATTAAGGAAGCCACCTCTCCTAGAAACCTT AGTGCAATGTATGTTGGGTGGGCCCCATGGTTGTAA
- a CDS encoding phosphoketolase, putative, translated as MPTLDAVTPPKPSSLPPDIVTQLLINLDGKVDQLKSSKGGLDIEGLIAFQRVANYLAAAQIFLQHNGLLTQPLETKHIKSRLLGHWGTCPGLNFVYAHTNNLITNHETDPDVPEFMFLTGPGHGAPALLSTLFMEGSITRFYPEYPMSREGLEHFIRSFSLPGGFPSHVNAETPGALHEGGELGYCLAVAYGSIMDKPNHITVAVIGDGESETGPTATAWHAHKFIDPAESGAVIPILHVNGYKIGERTIPGTMDDLELACLYTGYGYQVHIVEYGSKSPEKASDHEHDIAVQYDMAAAIEWAYQEIKNIQQCARSGRPITKPRWPMIIMRTPKGWTGPKKAEGHLIEGNWRAHQVPLPKAGDEGEEFELLKKWLHSYGPEELFHVEVDSNTSQAHEAVNKAKGIIDSRALRIIPKDQQRRMGMVNATYRGFIPLKTPEWKEYGHDMEEEVSNMKAVGDYVAKVIEMNPSTFRIFSPDEITSNKLDAVLDVTQRNFQWDPETANKGGRVIEMLSEHTLQGWMQGYTLTGRHALFPSYESFLGIVQTMIEQYAKFLKMALETKWRSDVSGLTYIETSTLWRQEHNGYSHQNPGLIGSFISLPRHLARIYLPPDANSSIATIDHCLRSKNNINLVIGSKNPTKGFLTIEEAERHCIAGASVWEKFSSNRGIDPDVVLVGCGVEVTFEVIAAAAILRNQGVKVRVVNVTDLLILGRDGVHPHALDQDAFDSLFTVDKPVVFNFHGYPKDVEALLFSRRAHVGRSRFDILGYIEEGSTTTAYSMLRLNNTSRYSLADIAVRRVGRNQPNHPINVRSHELSSCWRHQLVLHDKFTKEYGKDPQWCAEIPELEKNAA; from the exons ATGCCAACTTTGGACGCCGTCACCCCTCCTAAACCCTCTTCTTTACCCCCTGACATTGTCACACAACTCTTGATCAATCTCGACGGCAAGGTTGATCAGCTCAAGTCGTCTAAAGGAGGCCTTGATATAGAGGGTCTCATTGCTTTCCAGAGGGTAGCCAATTATCT TGCAGCGGCACAGATATTCTTACAGCACAATGGGCTTCTCACCCAGCCTCTTGAAACAAAGCATATCAAAAGCCGCCTTTTGGGTCATTGG GGTACCTGTCCAGGTCTCAATTTCGTCTACGCCCACACCAATAATCTGATCACTAACCATGAGACTGATCCTGACGTTCCCGAGTTTATGTTTCTTACTGGA CCAGGCCATGGTGCGCCAGCTTTGCTTTCCACTTTATTCATGGAAGGTTCAATCACCAG ATTTTACCCCGAATATCCCATGTCTCGAGAGGGTCTTGAACATTTCATTAGATCATTTAGTCTCCCTGGTGGATTTCCTAGTCATGTCAATGCAGAG ACACCCGGTGCGCTTCATGAAGGTGGAGAACTAGGTTACTGTTTGGCTGTCGCTTATGGGAG TATCATGGACAAGCCCAACCATATCACTGTCGCTGTTAttggtgatggtgaaagCGAGACTGGCCCCACTGCCACCGCATGGCACGCACATAAA TTCATCGACCCAGCTGAAAGCGGGGCTGTAATTCCGATCCTTCATGTCAACGGTTACAAG ATCGGGGAACGTACTATTCCAGGAACAATGGACGATCTTGAG CTTGCATGCTTGTACACTGGCTACGGCTATCAAGTTCATATTGTCGAATATGGAAGCAAGTCGCCCGAAAAAGCATCTGATCACGAGCATGACATAGCTGTCCAATATGACATGGCAGCTGCTATAGAATGGGCGTACCAGGAGATTAAGAATATTCAACAATGCGCAAGGTCGGGTCGTCCTATTACTAAACCTAGGTGGCCCATGATTATCATGAGAACCCCCAAAGGGTGGACTGGACCGAAGAAGGCGGAAGGCCACCTAATAGAGGGTAACTGGAGAGCCCATCAAG TTCCACTTCCTAAAGCGGGcgatgaaggggaagagttTGAACTTCTGAAGAAATGGTTGCATTCGTATGGGCCCGAAGAGCTTTTCCATGTGGAAGTGGATTCAAACACTTCCCAGGCCCATGAAGCTGTCAACAAGGCCAAGGGAATTATCGATAGCAGGGCTCTCCGCATTATTCCGAAAGACCAacaaaggaggatgggaatggTCAAC GCAACCTACCGTGGGTTCATACCTCTCAAAACTCCTGAATGGAAGGAGTACGGTCATgatatggaggaagaagtctCAAATATGAAAGC CGTGGGCGACTACGTGGCTAAGGTAATCGAAATGAACCCGAGCACCTTCAGGATCTTTTCGCCAGACGAAATCACTAGTAACAAGCTTGATGCGGTCCTTGATGTTACTCAAAGGAATTTCCAGTGGGACCCAGAG ACTGCCAATAAGGGTGGTAGAGTCATTGAGATGCTGTCGGAGCATACCCTCCAGGGTTGGATGCAAGGTTATACCCTCACTGGACGCCATGCTCTTTTCCCCTCATATGAGAG CTTCCTTGGCATCGTTCAGACTATGATCGAG CAATACGCCAAattcttgaagatggctCTGGAGACGAAATGGAGAAGTGATGTATCTGGCCTAACTTACATTGAAACTAGCACCTTATGGCGCCAAGAACACAATG GTTATTCTCATCAAAACCCGGGCCTGATTGGTTCTTTCAtttcccttcctcgtcatctcGCTCGAATTTATTTACCTCCCGATGCCAACTCGAGCATTGCCACGATTGATCATTGCCTTCGGTCAAAGAATA ATATCAATCTTGTGATCGGATCAAAAAACCCAACAAAAGGTTTCTTGACTATTGAAGAG GCCGAGAGGCACTGCATTGCTGGTGCTTCAGTTTGGGAAAAGTTCTCTTCTAATAGAGGCATTGACCCTGATGTGGTTCTTGTGGGTTGCGGTGTAGAAGTCACCTTCGAAGTcattgctgctgctgctatTCTGCGGAACCAAGGTGTCAAGGTCCGTGTAGTCAACGTTACCgacctcctcatccttggGAGAGACGGTGTCCACCCGCATGCGTTAGATCAAGACGCATTCGATAGTCTGTTTACTGTGGATAAACCAGTAGTCTTCAATTTCCATGGGTACCCAAAGGATGTCGAAGCATTGTTGTTCTCAAGGCGTGCACATGTTGGGAGATCGAGG TTCGACATTTTAGGCTACatcgaggaaggaag TACAACAACTGCATACTCAATGTTGCGGCTCAACAACACATCTCGTTACTCGCTGGCCGATATCGCTGTGCGGAGAGTTGGGCGAAACCAGCCCAATCACCCTATCAATGTTCGATCGCATGAGCTCAGCAGCTGTTGGAGACACCAGCTTGTACTTCATGACAAATTTACCAAGGAATATGGTAAGGACCCGCAGTGGTGTGCTGAGATTCCAGAACTGGAAAAGAATGCTGCGTAG